A genomic window from Sulfurospirillum diekertiae includes:
- a CDS encoding AAA family ATPase — protein MRIFKSQKLMLAIMALSIFAVLLAFGYLRITPKIIDLPTYHALLESGGIKKAKVEDNEVWLYGLNDQFVIIKDGIDIGELLKKVPIEVQKSNPFFEDLVILGMLGSLLFALFFYARKKRAEDIKKEQETNQKAYASYDPFMSSIIRPVRAHVSFKDVAGIQDVKEELEEIVDFLKNPARYKRYGITLPKGVLLVGPPGVGKTMIAKAVAGEASVPFFYQSGATFVQIYVGMGAKRVKELFSQAKAHAPSIIFIDEIDAVGRARGGMRNDERESTLNQLLTEMDGFEDSSGVIVIAATNKIDIIDEALLRSGRFDRRIFISLPDKNDRLEIIKAYMRNKPTEINLEELANMSVGFSGAALATFVNEAAINALRRGSTILELSDFVAVRQKVLMGKKKVLSFSDEEKKIQALYQAAKALCAYWFEIDFDKISIVNDRLKDMDREIESKTQMLSRIKVYLAGMVATKLAYNEKFTNATEDLSRATAIAKEMVEVYGMGEKLIPYENDVLLILENSQTELEHFLEGMNTILTKISDELYSVESISKVRLKAIIDEVL, from the coding sequence ATGCGCATTTTTAAATCCCAAAAACTGATGCTTGCCATCATGGCACTGAGCATATTTGCTGTGCTACTCGCATTTGGGTATTTACGTATAACGCCTAAAATCATTGATCTACCCACCTATCATGCACTATTAGAAAGTGGTGGGATCAAAAAAGCCAAAGTCGAAGACAACGAAGTATGGCTATACGGTCTTAACGATCAATTTGTCATCATCAAAGATGGTATTGACATTGGAGAACTTCTTAAAAAAGTACCCATTGAAGTCCAAAAATCCAATCCTTTTTTTGAAGACCTTGTTATTTTAGGTATGCTCGGAAGTCTTCTATTTGCACTGTTTTTTTATGCACGTAAAAAGAGGGCTGAAGATATTAAAAAAGAGCAAGAAACCAACCAAAAAGCCTATGCAAGCTACGATCCATTTATGAGTAGCATCATCAGACCTGTCAGGGCACACGTCAGCTTTAAAGATGTCGCAGGAATTCAAGATGTCAAGGAAGAGCTTGAAGAGATCGTGGATTTTCTCAAAAATCCCGCACGCTACAAACGTTATGGCATTACCCTTCCCAAAGGTGTGCTTTTAGTTGGTCCTCCGGGCGTGGGTAAAACGATGATCGCCAAAGCCGTTGCAGGCGAGGCGAGTGTGCCTTTCTTCTACCAAAGCGGTGCGACCTTTGTACAAATCTACGTAGGAATGGGTGCAAAGAGGGTTAAAGAGCTCTTTTCTCAAGCGAAGGCTCATGCACCATCTATCATCTTTATCGATGAAATTGATGCCGTGGGGCGCGCGCGTGGTGGTATGCGAAACGATGAGCGCGAATCAACACTCAACCAACTTCTTACAGAAATGGACGGCTTTGAAGACAGCAGTGGCGTCATCGTCATTGCCGCGACCAATAAAATTGACATTATCGACGAGGCACTGCTTCGCTCAGGTCGTTTTGACAGACGTATTTTCATCTCTCTTCCTGATAAAAACGATCGTTTAGAGATCATCAAAGCGTATATGCGCAACAAACCAACCGAAATCAATTTGGAAGAACTCGCCAATATGAGTGTCGGCTTTAGTGGCGCAGCACTGGCAACGTTTGTCAATGAAGCCGCCATTAACGCGCTTCGCCGAGGCTCTACCATCTTAGAACTCAGCGACTTTGTAGCCGTACGTCAAAAAGTGTTGATGGGTAAGAAAAAAGTGCTCAGCTTCTCCGATGAAGAGAAGAAAATCCAAGCGCTCTACCAAGCCGCAAAAGCACTGTGTGCTTACTGGTTTGAAATCGATTTTGACAAAATCAGCATTGTCAATGATCGCCTTAAAGATATGGATAGAGAGATCGAATCTAAAACACAAATGCTCTCTCGGATCAAAGTCTATCTTGCAGGCATGGTTGCAACAAAACTCGCGTACAATGAAAAATTTACCAACGCCACAGAAGATCTCAGTCGTGCGACCGCGATTGCCAAAGAGATGGTTGAAGTGTATGGCATGGGTGAAAAACTCATTCCCTATGAGAACGACGTCTTACTTATTTTGGAAAATTCGCAAACAGAACTTGAGCACTTTTTAGAAGGTATGAATACCATTCTCACCAAAATTTCAGATGAGCTTTACAGTGTAGAGAGCATCTCCAAAGTGCGTTTAAAAGCCATTATCGATGAAGTTCTTTAG
- the bioV gene encoding pimelyl-ACP methyl ester esterase BioV, with the protein MKFFSGFCLANEQELFSPYLNQSDFTVAGFSYGAIKAFEYAFTCKERIDTLQLFSPAFFGNKDAKFKKLQTLSFSKNSDLYTQNFMQNCVYPSTFDIQPFLKQGSLEELNELLHYTWDEERLRALKERGVNIEVYVGECDTIINSISVKDFFVPYASVYYLKRVGHILK; encoded by the coding sequence ATGAAGTTCTTTAGTGGTTTTTGCCTTGCAAACGAGCAAGAACTCTTTTCACCGTACCTAAACCAAAGCGATTTCACCGTCGCTGGGTTTAGTTACGGAGCGATTAAAGCGTTTGAATACGCCTTTACATGTAAAGAGCGTATCGACACCCTCCAACTCTTCTCACCTGCCTTTTTCGGGAATAAAGACGCTAAATTCAAAAAACTTCAAACCCTTTCCTTTTCTAAAAACAGCGATCTTTATACACAAAATTTTATGCAAAATTGTGTGTATCCATCCACGTTTGACATCCAACCTTTTTTGAAACAAGGAAGTTTGGAAGAGTTAAACGAGCTTTTACACTACACGTGGGATGAGGAGCGTTTACGCGCTTTGAAAGAACGAGGCGTGAATATCGAAGTCTATGTGGGCGAGTGTGACACTATCATCAATTCAATAAGCGTAAAAGATTTTTTTGTCCCATACGCAAGCGTTTACTACCTCAAACGCGTCGGGCACATTTTAAAATGA
- a CDS encoding thioredoxin family protein, whose protein sequence is MMQPLDEAAVFTRLDKPSPRAFFLLFYTTQCSQCKIAHARIERVIQNGTFEVDFFTCNLDDAPKVSEHFGIRSVPVCMTYNKKGEQQRVEYALKSEAVYESMVLGVNTQKGDPKSRLLGF, encoded by the coding sequence ATGATGCAACCTTTAGATGAAGCCGCCGTTTTCACACGCTTAGACAAACCATCTCCTCGTGCCTTTTTTCTTCTATTTTACACCACCCAATGCAGTCAATGCAAAATCGCCCACGCACGAATAGAACGTGTCATACAAAATGGAACTTTTGAAGTGGACTTTTTTACATGTAATCTTGATGATGCCCCCAAAGTGAGTGAGCATTTTGGCATTCGCTCTGTACCCGTGTGTATGACTTACAATAAAAAAGGCGAGCAACAAAGGGTCGAATACGCCCTCAAATCCGAAGCGGTTTATGAGAGTATGGTACTGGGAGTGAATACGCAAAAAGGTGATCCAAAGTCGCGATTGTTGGGGTTTTGA
- a CDS encoding LLM class flavin-dependent oxidoreductase, with protein sequence MNSPKIPLSVLDLIPVGEGFTIAQAIENSTKLAQEVEAFGYTRYWVAEHHNFSGIASAATSVILSYIGSQTHTIRIGSGGIMLPNHAPLVIAEQFGTLESLYPKRIDLGLGRAPGTDRQTMLALRRDTTNDGSDFPSMLEQLQYFLSNRAGTKGIKAVPGYGLDIPIWLLGSSTFSAQLAAEKGLPFAFASHFAPDDMEDAIRLYRANFKPSSALQEPYIIICINVICAETTEQAQYLATSELQKFLHLQRGDNAPLSKPTHDMSHLWQPWEEKSIRHKTRESIWGTPDFVKERLESLISRTGANEVMINSMIHNPEDRIKSYELISGVWFE encoded by the coding sequence ATGAATAGTCCAAAAATACCACTATCGGTTTTAGATTTAATTCCCGTAGGCGAAGGCTTCACCATAGCGCAAGCCATAGAAAACAGCACAAAACTAGCCCAAGAGGTTGAAGCGTTTGGTTATACGCGTTATTGGGTAGCAGAACATCACAATTTTAGCGGAATTGCCAGTGCCGCAACATCGGTTATTTTAAGTTATATTGGCTCACAAACGCACACGATTAGAATAGGTTCAGGGGGAATTATGCTCCCCAACCATGCACCACTCGTCATCGCTGAGCAATTTGGAACCTTAGAGTCTTTGTATCCTAAAAGAATTGATTTGGGTTTAGGAAGAGCTCCGGGAACGGATAGGCAAACCATGCTAGCCCTCAGACGAGACACCACTAATGACGGCTCAGACTTTCCTAGTATGCTGGAACAGTTGCAATACTTTTTATCCAATCGTGCGGGTACTAAAGGCATCAAAGCCGTTCCGGGCTATGGACTCGACATTCCCATCTGGTTGCTTGGCTCAAGTACGTTTAGCGCGCAATTAGCGGCAGAAAAAGGACTTCCATTTGCGTTTGCCTCCCACTTTGCGCCCGATGACATGGAAGATGCCATAAGACTCTATCGTGCCAATTTTAAGCCCTCCTCAGCGTTACAAGAGCCGTATATCATCATCTGCATCAATGTCATCTGTGCCGAAACAACAGAGCAAGCCCAATACCTAGCGACCAGCGAACTTCAAAAGTTCTTGCATCTCCAACGTGGCGATAATGCTCCATTAAGTAAACCCACACACGATATGAGTCATTTATGGCAACCGTGGGAAGAAAAGAGCATACGCCATAAAACCAGAGAGTCCATCTGGGGAACGCCCGACTTTGTCAAAGAAAGACTAGAAAGCCTTATATCGCGAACGGGTGCGAATGAAGTGATGATAAACTCCATGATACACAACCCAGAGGATAGGATAAAATCGTATGAGTTGATTTCGGGGGTTTGGTTTGAGTGA